ACGGCTAAAGGCCATTTATGCGTAGCAAAAAGCTATCAAAGCGTTCTGGCATCCGGCACTCGGTTCTCGATGCAATAGGCAATACGCCGCTGTTGCGTATCCGGGAATTGGGGGACAAGATTAGGCCCGAGGTTGAAATCTGGGCGAAGTTGGAGATGTTTAACCCGGGCGGATCGGTCAAAGATCGCCCCGCGTTGCAGATGATCGAAGATGCCGAAAAGGCGGGGGTGCTCACGCCGGAGAAAGTGATTCTGGATTCGACTTCGGGCAATACGGGTATTGCGTATGCGATGATCGGTGCGGCAAAGGGATACCGCGTCGAGCTGGTTATGCCCGAGAGCGTGAGCATTGAGCGGCGATACGTCATTCAGTCTTATGGATCTGATCTGGTGTTGAGCGATCCCCTTGAAGGCTCAGATGGTGCGATTTTGAAATGCCGGGAAATGCTGGCTGCAAACCCCGATTTGTATTACAAACCCGATCAGTACAATAATCCGTCCAATTCCAGGGCGCATTATTTGCACACGGCACCAGAAATCTGGTCGCAGACACAGGGGAGGGTGACGCATTTTGTGGCGACGTTGGGCACGAGTGGTACTGTAATGGGTACTGGCAGAGGTCTGAAGGCATTTAATCCCGATGTGCAGATTATTGCCGTTGAGCCACCCGAATTTCACGGGATTGAGGGTCTAAAAAATATGGATGTGTCCATTGTGCCCGGTATTTACGACCCATCGGTTTGGGACCAGAAGATACGGATTGAAACGGAAGATGCGTATGATATTGCGCGGTGGTTGACGCGAGATATGGGGTTGCTGGTGGGGCAGTCTTGCGGTGCGGCGATGGCCGCTGCCCTGAAAGTTGCCGAGACTCTGGATGAAGGGGTTATCGTCACGCTGTTTCCCGATAGTGGTGAAAAGTACATGAGTACGCCCCTGTGGCGGCTCGATCCTGCGGGGTAGAGATGTTTGACAAAGCGATTTGGGATGCCATGTTTGTCCACGCACAGGGGGAATACCCGGCTGAGTGTTGCGGTATTGTGACCGAAGATGCTTCGGGGGTGCAGGTGATTCATCCGTGTGAGAATATCCAGGACAAATTGCACGCTGCCGATCCCGAGACCCATCCGCGCACTTCCAGGACGGCTTATCGCATGAACGATATGCATGCGATGAAAATT
The window above is part of the Gemmatimonadota bacterium genome. Proteins encoded here:
- a CDS encoding cysteine synthase, which produces MRSKKLSKRSGIRHSVLDAIGNTPLLRIRELGDKIRPEVEIWAKLEMFNPGGSVKDRPALQMIEDAEKAGVLTPEKVILDSTSGNTGIAYAMIGAAKGYRVELVMPESVSIERRYVIQSYGSDLVLSDPLEGSDGAILKCREMLAANPDLYYKPDQYNNPSNSRAHYLHTAPEIWSQTQGRVTHFVATLGTSGTVMGTGRGLKAFNPDVQIIAVEPPEFHGIEGLKNMDVSIVPGIYDPSVWDQKIRIETEDAYDIARWLTRDMGLLVGQSCGAAMAAALKVAETLDEGVIVTLFPDSGEKYMSTPLWRLDPAG